From a single Sorghum bicolor cultivar BTx623 chromosome 5, Sorghum_bicolor_NCBIv3, whole genome shotgun sequence genomic region:
- the LOC8062656 gene encoding formin-like protein 14 gives MTLGPTRMLPVPFSPPLKSISQSRRNPRKSSGMLAAANPKAKPTPMPPPAAPTAAAQNPQAAASRASSSSSSAADTNPNKRTNPGNAAGAAGVGGSAAAAAAAAAAEPTPSVNGEASRSPLIPAPHPHPHPHPQQQHAPPGASPLPPPPPPSRPLLTVAAVEAVMAAIPPPPRYGLEDLDRRTVALSDGTVRTYFALPHEPPPQLRQPPPPIPAHLLAPPPLPPPPQLPLLRPPLERWAPPPPMPALLPTAGLLPVPVPKRKWEDQVNGGVPGESSGRKQQQKSEMRAAKQVKVEETGVDPKVLKSAFLKMVKLMNENEADKKNYRTNGKLSQLKCPVCQRDSVDLHALLNHAYYAKNQEHRADHLGFHRALCVLMGWNYSVAPVHKTAYQALSTIDAEANQGDLILWPPTVIIENTYKSKHDGQKDGMSDKDMESKLREMGFVGVDVQPLPGKDGQRSMQAKFPASLDGLNNASLLVEFFERQGHGRAAWARIRSIVPASDGGNNNPMLVKVDGKGERTWVLYGYLATAWDLDILDPESKQNATVKSRKELDLD, from the exons ATGACACTTGGTCCCACTCGTATGTTGCCAGTCCCCTTCTCCCCTCCCCTCAAATCGATTTCCCAATCCCGACGAAACCCTAGAAAATCCTCCGGCATGTTGGCCGCCGCCAATCCGAAGGCCAAGCCCACGCCGATGCCTCCGCCCGCGGCGCCCACCGCGGCGGCGCAGAACCCGCAGGCCGCTGCCTCGAGGGCGTCCTCCTCATCGTCGTCCGCTGCCGACACCAACCCCAACAAGCGCACCAACCCGGGTAACGCCGCCGGCGCTGCCGGTGTCGGCGGCAGTGcagccgcggccgccgcggccgcggccgcggagcCTACCCCGAGCGTCAACGGGGAGGCCAGCCGCTCGCCTCTGATCCCCGCGCCGCACCCTCACCCTCACCCtcacccgcagcagcagcacgctCCGCCCGGCGCGTCGCCTctgcccccgcccccgcccccgtcGCGGCCGCTGCTCACCGTGGCAGCGGTGGAGGCGGTGATGGCCGccatcccgccgccgccgcggtacGGGCTGGAGGACCTCGACCGCCGCACCGTCGCGCTCTCCGATGGCACCGTGCGCACCTACTTCGCTCTCCCGCACGAGCCGCCACCGCAGCTccgccagccgccgccgccgatacCCGCGCACCTCTTGGCGCCGCCCCCGTTGCCGCCCCCGCCCCAGCTGCCCCTGCTGCGCCCGCCCCTCGAGCGGTGGGCTCCTCCGCCACCCATGCCCGCACTCCTGCCCACTGCCGGGCTGCTTCCGGTGCCTGTCCCGAAGCGGAAGTGGGAGGATCAGGTCAATGGTGGTGTGCCCGGGGAGTCCTCCGGACGCAAGCAGCAGCAGAAGTCTGAGATGCGTGCTGCGAAGCAGGTGAAGGTGGAGGAGACGGGGGTGGACCCGAAGGTGCTGAAGAGCGCCTTTCTTAAGATGGTGAAGCTGATGAATGAGAATGAAGCAGATAAGAAGAATTACCGGACCAATGGGAAGCTTTCCCAGCTGAAATGCCCTGTATGTCAAAG GGATTCTGTAGATTTGCATGCGCTCCTCAATCATGCATACTATGCAAAGAATCAGGAGCATCGTGCTGATCACCTAGGGTTTCACAGAGCTTTATGTGTTCTTATGGGTTGGAATTATTCCGTAGCCCCTGTTCACAAAACCGCTTACCAAGCATTATCAACTATCGACGCTGAAGCCAATCAAGGAGACCTTATCTTATGGCCACCGACAGTTATAATTGAGAACACATACAAGTCAAAGCACGATGGACAAAAGGATGGCATGAGTGATAAAGATATGGAGAGCAAGCTGAGAG AAATGGGCTTTGTCGGTGTCGATGTGCagccactccctgggaaggacggGCAGAGGTCCATGCAAGCTAAGTTTCCTGCCAGCCTTGATGGTCTGAACAATGCGTCACTGCTCGTTGAGTTTTTCGAGCGCCAAGGCCACGGGCGAGCAGCTTGGGCTCGCATCCGGAGCATCGTCCCTGCCAGTGATGGGGGCAATAACAACCCCATGCTGGTCAAGGTGGACGGCAAGGGTGAGCGGACATGGGTCCTCTACGGTTACCTTGCCACGGCATGGGACCTGGACATTCTAGACCCAGAGTCGAAGCAGAATGCCACTGTAAAGAGCAGAAAGGAGTTGGATTTAGATTAG